A genomic window from Blastococcus saxobsidens DD2 includes:
- a CDS encoding gluconeogenesis factor YvcK family protein — translation MPGRGSAPRVVAFGGGHGLAAALAAWRRITTELTAVVTVADDGGSSGRIRREMPVLPPGDLRMALAALAGDQEREQTLAGLFQHRFGGSGVLAGHPVGNLLLIGLAEMYGGDTVRALDELAALIGARGRVLPMADEPLDLVARVASADPDDPQRVRTIRGQVAIAATPGRVCEIRISPADPAVHPAVLDAIARADVVSLGPGSWYTSVLPHLLVPRLRAALAATQARVVVVLNLEPQPGETDGFSPEEHLSVLQAHLDGVALHTVIADVEAVVDRRGLLEAARGCGAELLLASVAEPDGAPRHDPVRLSAALASVVGPR, via the coding sequence GTGCCGGGCCGGGGAAGCGCGCCGCGGGTGGTGGCGTTCGGCGGCGGGCACGGCCTGGCCGCGGCACTGGCGGCCTGGCGACGGATCACCACGGAACTCACGGCGGTGGTGACCGTCGCCGACGACGGCGGCTCGTCCGGGCGGATCCGCCGGGAGATGCCCGTGCTGCCGCCCGGCGACCTCCGGATGGCGCTGGCCGCCCTGGCCGGTGACCAGGAACGCGAGCAGACCCTCGCCGGCCTCTTCCAGCACCGCTTCGGGGGCAGCGGCGTCCTGGCCGGACACCCCGTGGGGAACCTGCTGCTGATCGGTCTGGCGGAGATGTACGGCGGCGACACGGTGCGGGCGCTGGACGAGCTGGCCGCGCTGATCGGCGCACGTGGGCGGGTGCTGCCCATGGCGGACGAGCCGCTCGACCTCGTCGCCCGGGTGGCGAGCGCCGACCCTGACGACCCCCAACGGGTGCGCACCATCCGCGGCCAGGTCGCCATCGCGGCCACCCCGGGCCGGGTGTGCGAGATCCGCATCTCGCCGGCCGACCCCGCCGTGCACCCGGCGGTGCTGGACGCCATCGCCCGGGCCGACGTCGTCTCGCTCGGGCCCGGCTCCTGGTACACCTCCGTGCTCCCGCACCTGCTGGTGCCACGGCTCCGCGCCGCCCTGGCCGCCACGCAGGCGCGGGTGGTCGTGGTGCTCAACCTCGAGCCGCAACCCGGTGAGACGGACGGTTTCTCCCCGGAGGAACATCTGTCCGTGCTGCAGGCCCATCTGGACGGAGTGGCGTTGCACACCGTGATCGCGGACGTGGAGGCGGTTGTTGACCGCCGTGGTCTCCTGGAGGCTGCCCGCGGGTGCGGTGCCGAGCTGCTGCTGGCGTCGGTCGCCGAGCCGGACGGTGCACCTCGGCACGACCCCGTGCGACTGTCCGCGGCCCTGGCCTCGGTGGTCGGCCCGCGGTGA
- the whiA gene encoding DNA-binding protein WhiA, producing MAMTAMVKDELSRVECTKTSERKAEVTALLRFSGGLHIVGGRVVIEAELDTGSVARRLRRDISEVYGYTSGVSVLAGGNIRRGVRYLVRIAKHGEGLARQTGLVDQRGRPVRGLPPSVVSGSINDAEAAWRGAFLAHGSLTEPGRSSSLEVTCPGPEAAMALVGAARRLGIPAKAREVRGIDRVVIRDGEAISQLLTRMGAHDAVLAWEERRMRREVRATANRLANFDDANLRRSARAAVAASARVERALEILGEDAPEHLLVAGRLRLEFGQASLEELGQRADPPMTKDAVAGRIRRLLAMADKRAKDLGIPDTESVVTDDMLAQ from the coding sequence ATGGCGATGACCGCCATGGTGAAGGACGAGCTCTCCAGGGTGGAGTGCACGAAGACCTCGGAGCGCAAGGCCGAGGTGACCGCTCTGCTGCGGTTCTCCGGCGGCCTGCACATCGTCGGTGGGCGGGTGGTCATCGAGGCGGAGCTGGACACCGGGTCGGTGGCCCGGCGACTGCGCCGGGACATCAGCGAGGTGTACGGCTACACCAGCGGTGTGAGCGTCCTGGCCGGCGGCAACATCCGCCGCGGCGTGCGCTACCTCGTCCGCATCGCGAAGCACGGCGAGGGGCTCGCCCGGCAGACCGGCCTGGTGGACCAGCGCGGGCGCCCGGTGCGTGGGCTGCCCCCCTCGGTGGTGTCGGGCAGCATCAACGACGCCGAGGCGGCCTGGCGTGGCGCCTTCCTGGCGCACGGCTCGCTGACCGAGCCCGGTCGTTCCTCGTCGCTGGAGGTGACCTGCCCGGGGCCGGAAGCGGCCATGGCGCTGGTCGGCGCCGCCCGGCGCCTGGGCATCCCGGCCAAGGCCCGGGAGGTGCGCGGTATCGACCGGGTCGTCATCCGGGACGGCGAGGCGATCAGCCAGCTGCTCACCCGGATGGGCGCCCACGACGCGGTGCTGGCCTGGGAGGAGCGGCGGATGCGCCGTGAGGTCCGGGCGACCGCCAACCGGCTGGCCAACTTCGACGACGCGAACCTGCGCCGTTCCGCGCGGGCCGCCGTGGCCGCCAGTGCCCGGGTCGAGCGCGCGCTGGAGATCCTCGGCGAGGACGCCCCGGAGCACCTGCTGGTCGCCGGCCGGCTCCGGCTGGAGTTCGGGCAGGCGTCGCTGGAGGAGCTCGGGCAGCGCGCCGACCCCCCGATGACCAAGGACGCCGTCGCCGGCCGGATCCGGCGACTGCTGGCCATGGCCGACAAGCGCGCCAAGGACCTCGGCATCCCGGACACGGAATCCGTCGTCACCGACGACATGCTGGCCCAGTAG
- the gap gene encoding type I glyceraldehyde-3-phosphate dehydrogenase codes for MTVRVGINGFGRIGRNFWRAAAASGQDIEIVAVNDLTSNEALAHLLKYDSILGVLKEEVAADGDGITIGGTTMKVLSERDPANLPWADLGVDVVVESTGFFTKAADARKHVDAGGAKKVIISAPATDDDITIVMGVNDDLYDGSQTVISNASCTTNCLAPLAKVLNDAFGIERGLMTTIHAYTADQNLQDGPHKDLRRARAAALNMVPTSTGAAKAIGLVLPELKGKLDGYAIRVPVPTGSATDLTVQLTREAAADEVDAAYREAAAGPLGRYLTYTDAPIVSSDIVTDPSSCIYDAKLTKVFGPMVKVLGWYDNEWGYSNRLVDLTTLVGKSL; via the coding sequence GTGACGGTCCGGGTAGGCATCAACGGATTCGGCCGGATCGGCCGGAACTTCTGGCGGGCCGCCGCGGCCAGCGGTCAGGACATCGAGATCGTCGCGGTCAACGACCTGACCAGCAACGAGGCGCTGGCCCACCTGCTGAAGTACGACAGCATCCTGGGTGTCCTCAAGGAGGAGGTCGCGGCCGACGGCGACGGCATCACGATCGGCGGGACGACCATGAAGGTCCTCTCCGAGCGCGACCCCGCCAACCTGCCGTGGGCCGACCTGGGCGTGGACGTGGTCGTCGAGTCGACCGGCTTCTTCACCAAGGCCGCCGACGCCCGCAAGCACGTCGACGCCGGCGGCGCCAAGAAGGTCATCATCTCCGCGCCGGCCACCGACGACGACATCACGATCGTCATGGGGGTCAACGACGACCTCTACGACGGGTCGCAGACCGTCATCAGCAACGCCTCCTGCACCACCAACTGCCTGGCCCCGCTGGCCAAGGTCCTCAACGACGCGTTCGGCATCGAGCGCGGCCTGATGACCACGATCCACGCCTACACCGCCGACCAGAACCTGCAGGACGGCCCGCACAAGGACCTGCGTCGCGCGCGCGCCGCCGCCCTGAACATGGTGCCGACCTCCACCGGCGCCGCGAAGGCGATCGGCCTGGTGCTGCCCGAGCTCAAGGGCAAGCTCGACGGCTACGCCATCCGCGTCCCGGTGCCGACCGGCTCGGCCACCGACCTCACGGTCCAGCTGACCCGCGAGGCGGCCGCCGACGAGGTCGACGCCGCCTACCGCGAGGCGGCCGCCGGCCCGCTGGGCAGGTACCTGACCTACACCGACGCGCCGATCGTCTCCTCCGACATCGTCACCGACCCGTCGTCGTGCATCTACGACGCGAAGCTGACGAAGGTCTTCGGCCCGATGGTCAAGGTGCTCGGCTGGTACGACAACGAGTGGGGTTACTCCAACCGCCTGGTCGACCTGACCACGCTGGTGGGCAAGTCCCTCTGA
- the rapZ gene encoding RNase adapter RapZ — protein sequence MTSPTDRTAAAGPQNGRAPAIDPASTETPALDVVVVTGLSGAGKNSAGRVLEDLGWFVVDNLPPALLLPMVRLGARGDLRRFAAVVDVRSRAFSSDLQEAIRVLSDAGHRPRVVYVHARDEVLVRRYESNRREHPLQGSGTLVDGITDERALLTGIAGEADLWVDTSDLNVHQLRATLENAFAREGSTPPLTATVMSFGFKYGLPLDADLVVDARFLPNPHWIPELRSHTGRDAEVRDYVLGQDAAADFLDRYIEVLRLLIPGYRREGKRYLTLAVGCTGGKHRSVAIAEEFARRLGDEGIAAVARHRDLGRE from the coding sequence GTGACGTCCCCGACCGACCGGACCGCCGCGGCGGGACCGCAGAACGGGCGTGCCCCGGCCATCGATCCGGCGAGCACCGAGACCCCGGCGCTGGACGTCGTCGTCGTCACCGGCCTGTCGGGGGCCGGCAAGAACAGCGCGGGCCGGGTGCTCGAGGACCTCGGGTGGTTCGTCGTCGACAACCTGCCGCCGGCGCTGCTGCTGCCGATGGTCCGGCTCGGGGCGCGCGGTGACCTGCGCCGGTTCGCCGCCGTCGTGGACGTGCGCAGCAGGGCCTTCTCCAGCGACCTGCAGGAGGCGATCCGGGTGCTCTCGGACGCCGGGCACCGGCCGCGGGTGGTCTACGTGCACGCCCGCGATGAGGTGCTGGTCCGCCGGTACGAGTCCAACCGCCGGGAGCACCCCCTCCAGGGCAGCGGGACGCTGGTCGACGGGATCACCGACGAGCGCGCGCTGCTGACCGGCATCGCCGGCGAGGCCGACCTGTGGGTGGACACCAGCGACCTCAACGTGCACCAGCTGCGGGCCACGCTGGAGAACGCCTTCGCGCGGGAGGGCAGCACCCCGCCGCTGACCGCCACGGTGATGAGCTTCGGCTTCAAGTACGGCCTGCCGCTGGACGCCGACCTGGTGGTCGACGCCCGCTTCCTGCCCAACCCGCACTGGATCCCCGAGCTGCGGTCGCACACCGGCCGCGACGCCGAGGTCCGCGACTACGTGCTCGGGCAGGACGCCGCCGCCGACTTCCTCGACCGGTACATCGAGGTCCTCCGGCTGCTCATCCCCGGCTACCGGCGGGAGGGCAAGCGCTATCTGACGCTGGCAGTGGGCTGCACCGGCGGGAAGCACCGCAGCGTGGCGATCGCCGAGGAGTTCGCCCGGCGGCTCGGGGACGAGGGGATCGCCGCCGTCGCCCGTCACCGCGACCTGGGCCGCGAGTAG
- a CDS encoding phosphoglycerate kinase encodes MRSLDDLLAEGVSGRRVLLRADLNVPLDKTTGTITDDGRIRASLPTLQALRDAGARVVVAAHLGRPKGTPDPQFSLAPVAARLGELLDASVPLAADVAGDDARAKTDALGDGDVLLLENVRFEAAETSKDDAERGELADRLAALADVYVDDAFGAVHRKHASVFDVAERLPHVAGRLVARELEVLTRLTTDPARPYVVVLGGSKVSDKLAVIEALLPKVDRLLVGGGMCFTFLAAQGHGVGKSLLEADRVDTCRRLLAEAGDRIVLPVDVVCAPEFSAEAETTIVPVAEIPDGQLGLDVGPRTVEIFGSTLGDARTVFWNGPMGVFELAPFQAGTRGVAQAVAAVAGLSVVGGGDSAAAVRALGLDEDAYGHISTGGGASLEYLEGRELPGLAVLADRAGE; translated from the coding sequence ATGCGCTCTCTCGACGACCTCCTCGCCGAGGGCGTCTCGGGTCGCCGCGTGCTGCTGCGCGCCGACCTGAACGTCCCGCTGGACAAGACGACCGGCACCATCACCGACGACGGCCGGATCCGCGCCAGCCTGCCGACCCTGCAGGCCCTGCGTGACGCCGGTGCGCGGGTGGTCGTGGCCGCACACCTCGGCCGGCCCAAGGGCACGCCGGACCCGCAGTTCTCCTTGGCGCCGGTCGCCGCGCGCCTGGGAGAGCTGCTGGATGCCTCGGTGCCGCTGGCCGCCGACGTGGCCGGGGACGACGCACGGGCCAAGACCGACGCCCTCGGTGACGGTGACGTCCTGCTGCTGGAGAACGTCCGGTTCGAGGCGGCCGAGACGTCGAAGGACGACGCCGAGCGCGGCGAGCTGGCCGATCGGCTGGCCGCCCTGGCCGACGTCTACGTCGACGACGCCTTCGGTGCGGTGCACCGCAAGCACGCATCGGTGTTCGACGTCGCCGAGCGCCTCCCGCACGTGGCCGGCCGGCTGGTGGCCCGCGAGCTCGAGGTCCTCACCCGGTTGACCACCGACCCGGCGCGGCCCTACGTGGTCGTGCTCGGTGGCTCCAAGGTCAGCGACAAGCTGGCGGTCATCGAGGCGCTGCTGCCCAAGGTCGACCGGCTGCTGGTCGGCGGGGGCATGTGCTTCACGTTCCTCGCCGCCCAGGGCCACGGGGTCGGGAAGTCGCTGCTCGAGGCCGACCGGGTCGACACCTGCCGCAGGCTGCTGGCCGAGGCAGGCGACCGCATCGTGCTGCCGGTCGACGTCGTGTGCGCCCCCGAGTTCAGCGCCGAGGCCGAGACCACCATCGTCCCGGTGGCGGAGATCCCGGACGGGCAGCTGGGCCTGGACGTCGGCCCGCGCACCGTCGAGATCTTCGGCTCGACGCTGGGCGACGCCCGCACGGTCTTCTGGAACGGCCCGATGGGCGTCTTCGAGCTGGCACCTTTTCAGGCCGGTACCCGCGGCGTCGCCCAGGCGGTCGCCGCGGTGGCCGGACTCTCGGTCGTCGGCGGTGGTGACTCGGCGGCCGCGGTGCGGGCCCTGGGTCTCGACGAGGACGCCTACGGCCACATCAGCACCGGTGGCGGCGCATCGCTGGAGTACCTGGAGGGCCGGGAACTGCCGGGCCTCGCCGTGTTGGCCGACCGAGCGGGGGAGTGA
- the uvrA gene encoding excinuclease ABC subunit UvrA: MDRLVVRGAREHNLKDVHIDLPRDALIVFTGLSGSGKSSLAFDTIFAEGQRRYVESLSAYARQFLGQMDKPDVDFIEGLSPAVSIDQKSTNRNPRSTVGTITEVYDYLRLLYARAGQPHCPNCGKPISRQSPQQIVDQVLAMPEGTRFQVLAPVVRARKGEYVDLFSSLQTQGFSRVRVDGTVHPLTEPPTLKKQEKHSIEVIIDRLTVKESAKRRLTDSVETALGLAGGLVVLDFVDLPEDDPERERTFSEHLACVDDGLSFEALEPRSFSFNSPFGACGECTGIGTRKEVDPELVVPDAEKSLNQGAIAPWSSSMSNEYFTRLLTGLSQQIGFSMDDPWERLPATVQKAILHGSPDQVHVRYKNRYGRERSYYAAFEGVLPFLERRHDDTDSDYMRDKYEGYMRDVPCPVCHGTRLKPEILAVKLNGRSIAEVTNLSIGEASQWLGALELGEREKAIADRVLREIQARLSFLVDVGLDYLSLDRPAATLAGGEAQRIRLATQIGSGLVGVLYVLDEPSIGLHQRDNSRLIETLVRLRDMGNTLIVVEHDEDTIRTADWVVDIGPGAGEHGGEVVVSGTVQDLLSSERSITGAYLSGRMEISVPQKRRVPEPGRELVVKGARENNLRGIDVAFPLGCLVAVTGVSGSGKSTLVNDILYTTLANQLNRARQVAGRHRTVTGLEHLDKVVHVDQSPIGRTPRSNPATYTGVWDHVRKLFAQTTEAKVRGYLPGRFSFNVKGGRCEACSGDGTLKIEMNFLPDVYVPCEVCKGARFNRETLEVHYKGKTVAEVLDMPIEEAADFFAAIPAIARYLRTLTDVGLGYVRLGQPATTLSGGEAQRVKLASELQKRSNGRSIYVLDEPTTGLHFEDIRKLLLVLQGLVDKGNSVIVIEHNLDVIKSADWLIDMGPEGGFRGGVVVAQGSPEFVASVPESHTGRYLAPLLDADAVAAAAAGPAPKRVRKKAS, translated from the coding sequence ATGGACCGGCTCGTCGTCCGCGGCGCCCGTGAGCACAACCTCAAGGACGTCCACATCGACCTTCCCCGGGACGCGCTCATCGTCTTCACGGGCCTGTCGGGGTCGGGCAAGTCCAGTCTCGCCTTCGACACGATCTTCGCCGAGGGGCAGCGCCGCTACGTCGAGTCGCTGTCGGCCTACGCCCGCCAGTTCCTGGGCCAGATGGACAAGCCCGACGTCGACTTCATCGAGGGTCTCTCGCCGGCGGTGTCGATCGACCAGAAGTCGACCAACCGCAACCCCCGGTCGACCGTCGGCACGATCACCGAGGTCTACGACTACCTGCGCCTGCTCTACGCCCGCGCCGGCCAGCCGCACTGCCCCAACTGCGGCAAGCCGATCTCCCGGCAGAGCCCGCAGCAGATCGTCGACCAGGTCCTGGCGATGCCCGAGGGCACCCGGTTCCAGGTCCTGGCCCCGGTGGTCCGGGCGCGCAAGGGCGAGTACGTCGACCTGTTCAGCTCCCTGCAGACCCAGGGCTTCTCCCGCGTCCGGGTCGACGGCACCGTGCACCCGCTGACCGAGCCGCCGACGCTCAAGAAGCAGGAGAAGCACAGCATCGAGGTGATCATCGACCGCCTCACGGTGAAGGAGAGCGCCAAGCGCCGGCTCACCGACTCGGTGGAGACCGCGCTCGGGCTCGCCGGTGGCCTGGTCGTCCTCGACTTCGTCGACCTGCCCGAGGACGACCCGGAGCGGGAGCGCACCTTCTCCGAGCACCTGGCCTGCGTGGACGACGGGTTGTCGTTCGAGGCGCTGGAGCCGCGCTCGTTCTCCTTCAACTCGCCGTTCGGCGCGTGCGGCGAGTGCACCGGCATCGGCACCCGCAAGGAGGTCGACCCCGAGCTCGTCGTCCCGGATGCGGAGAAGAGCCTCAACCAGGGCGCGATCGCGCCGTGGTCCAGCTCGATGAGCAACGAGTACTTCACCCGGCTGCTCACCGGTCTGTCGCAGCAGATCGGCTTCTCCATGGACGACCCGTGGGAGCGGCTGCCGGCCACGGTGCAGAAGGCGATCCTGCACGGCTCGCCCGACCAGGTGCACGTCCGCTACAAGAACCGCTACGGCCGTGAGCGCAGCTACTACGCCGCCTTCGAGGGCGTCCTGCCGTTCCTCGAGCGCCGGCACGACGACACCGACAGCGACTACATGCGGGACAAGTACGAGGGCTACATGCGCGACGTGCCCTGTCCCGTCTGCCACGGCACCCGGCTCAAGCCGGAGATCCTCGCGGTGAAGCTCAACGGCCGGTCCATCGCCGAGGTCACGAACCTGTCGATCGGCGAGGCGTCGCAGTGGCTCGGCGCCCTGGAGCTGGGGGAGCGGGAGAAGGCGATCGCCGACCGCGTCCTCCGCGAGATCCAGGCGCGGCTGTCCTTCCTGGTCGACGTCGGCCTGGACTACCTGTCGCTGGACCGGCCGGCCGCGACCCTGGCCGGTGGGGAGGCGCAGCGGATCCGGCTGGCCACCCAGATCGGCTCCGGACTGGTCGGCGTCCTCTACGTGCTCGACGAGCCCTCGATCGGTCTGCACCAGCGGGACAACAGCCGGCTGATCGAGACCCTCGTCCGGCTGCGGGACATGGGCAACACCCTCATCGTGGTCGAGCACGACGAGGACACCATCAGGACCGCCGACTGGGTCGTCGACATCGGCCCGGGTGCCGGGGAGCACGGCGGTGAGGTCGTCGTCAGCGGCACGGTCCAGGACCTGCTGTCCAGCGAGCGGTCGATCACCGGCGCCTACCTCTCCGGCCGGATGGAGATCTCCGTCCCGCAGAAGCGGCGAGTGCCGGAGCCGGGGCGCGAGCTGGTGGTGAAGGGCGCCCGCGAGAACAACCTGCGCGGCATCGACGTCGCCTTCCCGCTGGGCTGCCTGGTGGCGGTCACCGGTGTCTCGGGGTCGGGCAAGTCGACGCTGGTCAACGACATCCTCTACACCACGCTGGCCAACCAGCTGAACCGGGCGCGGCAGGTGGCGGGGCGGCACCGGACCGTCACCGGCCTGGAGCACCTGGACAAGGTCGTGCACGTCGACCAGTCACCGATCGGCCGCACACCCCGGTCCAACCCGGCCACCTACACCGGGGTCTGGGACCACGTGCGCAAGCTCTTCGCCCAGACGACGGAGGCGAAGGTCCGCGGCTACCTGCCCGGCCGGTTCTCCTTCAACGTGAAGGGCGGCCGCTGCGAGGCGTGTTCGGGCGACGGCACGCTGAAGATCGAGATGAACTTCCTGCCCGACGTCTACGTGCCCTGCGAGGTGTGCAAGGGCGCCCGGTTCAACCGGGAGACCCTCGAGGTGCACTACAAGGGCAAGACGGTGGCCGAGGTCCTCGACATGCCGATCGAGGAGGCCGCCGACTTCTTCGCCGCCATCCCGGCGATCGCCCGCTACCTCCGCACCCTCACCGACGTCGGCCTGGGCTACGTGCGGCTGGGCCAGCCGGCGACGACCCTGTCGGGCGGCGAGGCGCAGCGGGTGAAGCTGGCCAGCGAGCTGCAGAAGCGGTCCAACGGGCGGAGCATCTACGTCCTCGACGAGCCGACCACCGGCCTGCACTTCGAGGACATCCGCAAGCTGCTGCTGGTGCTGCAGGGGTTGGTCGACAAGGGGAACTCCGTGATCGTCATCGAGCACAACCTCGACGTCATCAAGAGCGCCGACTGGCTCATCGACATGGGGCCCGAGGGTGGCTTCCGCGGTGGCGTGGTGGTCGCCCAGGGATCGCCGGAGTTCGTCGCCTCGGTGCCGGAGAGCCACACCGGCCGGTACCTCGCCCCGCTGCTCGACGCCGACGCCGTCGCCGCCGCAGCAGCCGGCCCGGCGCCCAAGCGGGTCCGCAAGAAGGCCAGCTGA
- the tpiA gene encoding triose-phosphate isomerase: MARSDRSRAREGRRPLIAGNWKMHMTHLEAIGLVQKVVFSLKENELDTAEVVVLPPFTALRSVQTLVTGDKLGIGYGAQDLAAADSGAYTGEVSGGMLSALGCSYVAVGHSERRALHGEDDAVVAAKVNAALRHGIVPILCVGEGLDVRRAGTHVAHCTGQLDAALEGLTAEQLTAPGDGTGIGAGPGGGLVIAYEPVWAIGTGEVATPEDAQEVCGALRARLAERFGTETAQSVRILYGGSVKAANTAGILAGADIDGALVGGASLDADEFAQICRIAAGGS, encoded by the coding sequence ATGGCACGCAGCGACCGTTCCCGGGCCCGGGAGGGCCGCCGGCCGTTGATCGCCGGCAACTGGAAGATGCACATGACCCACCTGGAGGCCATCGGCCTGGTCCAGAAGGTGGTGTTCTCGCTCAAGGAGAATGAGCTCGACACCGCCGAGGTCGTCGTCCTCCCGCCGTTCACGGCGCTGCGCAGCGTGCAGACGCTGGTCACCGGCGACAAGCTGGGCATCGGGTACGGCGCGCAGGACCTCGCAGCAGCGGACTCCGGCGCGTACACCGGTGAGGTCAGCGGCGGGATGCTCAGCGCTCTGGGCTGCAGCTACGTCGCGGTCGGGCACTCGGAGCGCCGGGCGCTGCACGGGGAGGACGACGCCGTCGTCGCGGCCAAGGTGAACGCGGCGCTGCGCCACGGCATCGTGCCGATCCTCTGCGTCGGGGAGGGGCTCGACGTCCGCCGGGCGGGCACGCACGTCGCGCACTGCACCGGTCAGCTGGACGCCGCGCTCGAGGGGCTGACCGCCGAGCAGCTGACCGCGCCGGGGGACGGCACCGGGATCGGTGCTGGGCCGGGTGGCGGGCTCGTCATCGCCTACGAGCCGGTGTGGGCGATCGGCACCGGCGAGGTGGCCACCCCCGAGGACGCGCAGGAGGTCTGCGGTGCTCTGCGGGCGCGGCTCGCCGAGCGCTTCGGCACCGAGACGGCTCAGTCCGTCCGTATCCTCTACGGCGGGTCGGTGAAGGCCGCCAACACGGCCGGGATCCTGGCCGGGGCGGACATCGACGGTGCGCTCGTCGGTGGTGCCAGCCTGGACGCCGACGAGTTCGCCCAGATCTGTCGGATCGCCGCCGGCGGTAGCTGA
- the uvrC gene encoding excinuclease ABC subunit UvrC translates to MADPSTYRPAVGSIPESPGVYRFRDPNGRVIYVGKAKSLRQRLNSYFADVAGLHPRTRQMVTTASSVEWTVVGTEVEALQLEYNWIKEFDPRFNVRYRDDKSYPSLAVTLNEEYPRLQVMRGPKKKGVRYFGPYAHAWAIRETLDTLTRVFPARTCSNGVFKRAGQIGRPCLLGYIGKCAAPCVDRVSAAEHRRIVDDFCDFMAGRTDTMIRRLEQEMAAAAEAMEYEKAARLRDDIGALKRAMEKQAVVLGDGTDADVVAFAQDELEAAVQVFHVRGGRVRGQRGWIIDKVEQVTTGQLVEQFLLQVYGGVDEQTGVGEAGEAVPREVLVPELPDDADVYVELLEELRGGRVSLRVPQRGDKRSLMETVERNAKEAFARHRVKRSSDLTARSLALSELQEALELPDAPLRIECIDISHVQGTNVVASMVVFEDGLAKKSDYRRFSVTEGTDDTAAMAEVVRRRFARHLKDEADRRDQQGIAAEEGRPRRFAYPPNLLVVDGGAPQVAAAARSLDELGIVDVAVCGLAKRMEEVWLPGESDPVILPRTSEALYLLQRVRDEAHRFAITYHRQKRSTGMLVSLLDDVPGLGEARRKALMKQFGSLKRLRAATVEELMAVPGIGRRTAEAVQAAVTERSGTPEGGEPAETVLAPQGIAEQGAPRPGSGATAEVGRVAS, encoded by the coding sequence ATGGCCGATCCGTCCACGTACCGCCCGGCGGTCGGCTCCATCCCCGAGAGCCCGGGCGTCTACAGGTTCCGCGACCCCAACGGCCGGGTCATCTACGTGGGCAAGGCCAAGAGCCTGCGCCAGCGGCTGAACAGCTACTTCGCGGACGTCGCGGGCCTGCACCCCCGCACCCGCCAGATGGTGACGACGGCGTCGAGCGTCGAGTGGACCGTCGTCGGCACCGAGGTCGAGGCGCTGCAGCTCGAGTACAACTGGATCAAGGAGTTCGACCCCCGGTTCAACGTCCGCTACCGCGACGACAAGAGCTACCCGTCGCTGGCCGTGACGCTGAACGAGGAGTACCCGCGGCTGCAGGTGATGCGCGGTCCCAAGAAGAAGGGCGTCCGCTACTTCGGTCCCTACGCCCACGCATGGGCGATCCGGGAGACGCTCGACACCCTCACCCGCGTGTTCCCGGCCCGTACCTGCTCCAACGGTGTCTTCAAGCGGGCAGGGCAGATCGGCCGCCCGTGCCTGCTCGGCTACATCGGCAAGTGCGCCGCACCCTGCGTCGACCGGGTCAGCGCCGCGGAGCATCGCCGGATCGTCGACGACTTCTGCGACTTCATGGCCGGCCGTACCGACACGATGATCCGGCGCCTCGAGCAGGAGATGGCCGCCGCCGCCGAAGCCATGGAGTACGAGAAGGCCGCCCGGCTGCGCGACGACATCGGTGCGCTGAAGCGGGCCATGGAGAAGCAGGCCGTGGTCCTCGGCGACGGCACGGACGCCGACGTCGTCGCCTTCGCGCAGGACGAGCTGGAGGCCGCGGTCCAGGTCTTCCACGTCCGCGGGGGCCGGGTGCGCGGCCAGCGCGGCTGGATCATCGACAAGGTCGAGCAGGTCACCACCGGACAGCTGGTGGAGCAGTTCCTCCTGCAGGTGTACGGCGGTGTCGACGAGCAGACCGGGGTGGGGGAGGCCGGGGAGGCGGTTCCCCGTGAGGTGCTCGTCCCCGAGCTGCCGGACGACGCCGACGTCTACGTCGAGCTCCTGGAGGAGTTGCGCGGCGGGCGGGTCTCGCTGCGCGTGCCCCAGCGCGGTGACAAGCGCAGCCTGATGGAGACCGTGGAGCGCAACGCCAAGGAGGCGTTCGCCCGGCACCGGGTGAAGCGCTCCAGCGACCTCACCGCCCGGTCGCTCGCGCTGAGCGAGCTGCAGGAGGCGCTGGAGCTGCCCGACGCCCCGTTGCGCATCGAGTGCATCGACATCAGCCACGTGCAGGGCACCAACGTCGTCGCCTCGATGGTGGTGTTCGAGGACGGCCTGGCGAAGAAGTCCGACTACCGCCGCTTCTCCGTCACGGAGGGGACCGACGACACCGCCGCCATGGCCGAGGTCGTCCGCCGCCGGTTCGCCCGCCACCTCAAGGACGAGGCCGACCGCAGAGACCAGCAGGGCATCGCGGCCGAGGAGGGGCGGCCGCGCCGGTTCGCCTACCCGCCGAACCTGCTCGTCGTCGACGGCGGCGCCCCGCAGGTCGCCGCGGCCGCCCGGTCGCTCGACGAGCTGGGGATCGTCGACGTCGCCGTCTGCGGCCTGGCCAAGCGCATGGAGGAGGTGTGGCTGCCGGGGGAGAGCGACCCGGTGATCCTGCCGCGCACCTCGGAGGCGCTGTACCTGCTGCAGCGGGTGCGCGACGAGGCCCACCGCTTCGCCATCACCTATCACCGGCAGAAGCGCTCGACCGGCATGCTGGTCTCCTTGCTGGACGACGTCCCGGGCCTCGGGGAGGCCCGGCGGAAGGCGCTGATGAAGCAGTTCGGATCGCTCAAGCGGCTGCGCGCGGCCACGGTGGAGGAGCTCATGGCGGTGCCCGGCATCGGTCGGCGGACGGCGGAGGCGGTGCAGGCGGCGGTCACCGAGCGGTCCGGTACCCCGGAGGGCGGGGAGCCGGCGGAGACGGTTCTCGCGCCACAGGGGATCGCCGAGCAGGGTGCTCCGCGCCCCGGTTCGGGTGCCACCGCCGAGGTCGGGCGGGTGGCCTCGTGA